A genomic window from Aestuariirhabdus litorea includes:
- the ltaE gene encoding low-specificity L-threonine aldolase, producing MTAMIDLRSDTVTQPTAAMRADMARAEVGDDVFAEDPSVNRLQELAAELSGQPSALFLPTGTQSNLVGLLAHCERGDEYICGQQAHTYKYEGGGAAVLGSIQPQPLEFEADGSLDLRRVAAAIKADDFHFARTRLLALENTHAGKVLPLEYLGRARAFCDQHQLGFHLDGARVCNAAVKLGVELSAITAPFDTVSICLSKGLGAPVGSVLCGNRELIDKARRWRKVVGGGMRQAGILAAAGIHALQHHVERLAQDHDNALQLANGLAEIDELRVDVEAVQTNMLYVDMDPALFPPLRQAMAEQGIRLDSRLPMRMVTHLDISREGVERVVAAFKQYFADRR from the coding sequence ATGACGGCGATGATTGACCTGCGAAGTGACACCGTGACCCAACCCACCGCTGCCATGCGGGCCGATATGGCCAGGGCTGAGGTGGGGGACGATGTGTTTGCCGAGGACCCCAGCGTCAACCGTTTGCAGGAGCTGGCCGCCGAACTCAGTGGCCAGCCCTCGGCCCTCTTTCTGCCGACCGGTACCCAGAGCAACCTGGTAGGGCTGCTGGCCCACTGCGAGCGCGGGGATGAGTACATCTGCGGGCAGCAGGCCCATACCTACAAATACGAAGGGGGCGGTGCCGCGGTGTTGGGCAGTATCCAGCCGCAACCGCTCGAGTTTGAAGCCGACGGTAGCCTCGACCTTAGGCGGGTGGCCGCCGCCATCAAGGCCGACGACTTCCACTTTGCCCGCACCCGCCTGTTGGCGCTGGAGAATACCCACGCCGGCAAGGTGCTCCCCCTGGAGTACCTCGGCCGTGCACGGGCCTTTTGCGACCAGCACCAGCTGGGGTTCCACCTCGATGGCGCCCGGGTCTGTAACGCCGCCGTCAAGCTGGGGGTGGAGTTGAGCGCCATTACCGCGCCCTTTGATACGGTCTCGATCTGCCTCTCGAAGGGGCTGGGAGCGCCGGTGGGGTCGGTGCTGTGCGGCAACCGCGAGCTGATCGATAAAGCGCGCCGCTGGCGCAAGGTGGTGGGGGGCGGCATGCGCCAGGCCGGTATCCTCGCCGCCGCCGGTATTCACGCCCTCCAACATCATGTCGAGCGCCTGGCCCAGGACCACGACAACGCCCTGCAGCTGGCCAACGGCCTGGCGGAAATCGACGAACTTCGGGTCGATGTGGAGGCGGTGCAGACCAACATGCTCTATGTCGATATGGACCCCGCGCTGTTCCCGCCGCTGCGTCAGGCGATGGCCGAGCAGGGGATTCGCCTCGATTCACGCCTGCCGATGCGCATGGTTACCCACCTCGATATCTCCCGCGAGGGGGTGGAGCGGGTGGTGGCCGCCTTCAAGCAGTATTTCGCTGATCGCCGCTGA
- a CDS encoding DUF6279 family lipoprotein, producing MVRTVARLGWLVSVLVLLAACTLKPVYNNLYWLVPWYVEDYVTLREGQGDQLRDRVKALIQVHREEQVPHYIDFLRSLEPYAEGVEEARLWEGYQRLEALWLALKWLLLPDIEAFLLSLDSAQQQELFEKLAEANEEQRQQLIEQKRDRSQRYRERAESLMEDWLGSINDGQWVLLESYLKEVGSGDEGWLENRERWQQALAEALRSPQPRARVRELVIHNRRLWSPDYRAAVERRRQLTVELISRISYTLDARQKAHFKKSLQEMINNFQSL from the coding sequence ATGGTGCGCACAGTCGCAAGGCTCGGGTGGCTGGTATCGGTGCTGGTACTGCTGGCGGCCTGCACCCTGAAGCCGGTCTACAACAATCTCTACTGGCTGGTACCCTGGTATGTTGAGGACTACGTGACCCTCCGGGAGGGGCAGGGCGATCAGCTGCGGGACCGCGTGAAAGCCCTGATCCAGGTCCATCGTGAAGAGCAGGTGCCGCACTACATTGATTTTCTGCGCTCACTGGAGCCCTACGCTGAAGGGGTAGAAGAGGCCCGGTTATGGGAAGGCTACCAAAGGCTGGAGGCGCTCTGGTTAGCGCTTAAATGGCTTCTGCTACCGGACATCGAAGCCTTTCTTCTGTCTCTGGATTCGGCGCAGCAGCAGGAGTTGTTCGAGAAGCTGGCCGAGGCCAATGAGGAGCAGCGCCAGCAGCTGATCGAGCAGAAGCGGGACAGAAGCCAGCGCTATCGTGAGCGCGCCGAATCCTTGATGGAGGACTGGCTGGGCTCGATCAACGATGGCCAGTGGGTGCTTCTGGAGTCCTACCTTAAAGAGGTGGGATCCGGTGACGAGGGGTGGCTGGAAAATCGCGAGCGCTGGCAGCAAGCCCTGGCGGAAGCGCTCCGTTCACCCCAGCCCAGGGCGCGGGTGCGAGAGCTTGTCATTCACAACCGACGGCTGTGGAGTCCCGACTACCGGGCGGCGGTGGAGCGGCGGCGACAGCTGACGGTGGAGTTGATCAGCCGTATCAGCTATACCCTGGATGCGCGCCAGAAGGCCCACTTCAAAAAGAGCCTTCAGGAGATGATCAATAACTTCCAGTCTCTCTAG
- a CDS encoding zinc ribbon domain-containing protein, which translates to MPTYDYQCEVNQRVVEVRHGMGEQLSTWQELCECAGIEVGDTPADAPVHKLANGGQVVQSASLGSGPACGAGGGGCGGCPMAS; encoded by the coding sequence ATGCCGACTTACGACTACCAGTGTGAGGTTAACCAGCGAGTGGTGGAGGTGCGCCACGGTATGGGAGAGCAGCTTTCCACCTGGCAGGAGCTCTGTGAGTGCGCGGGTATTGAGGTGGGGGATACTCCGGCCGACGCCCCGGTCCATAAGCTTGCCAACGGAGGCCAGGTGGTTCAGAGCGCAAGTCTGGGGAGCGGACCGGCCTGTGGCGCCGGTGGTGGGGGATGCGGCGGTTGTCCCATGGCCTCCTGA
- a CDS encoding copper chaperone PCu(A)C has product MRLHRFILTLLCGLSLSATVSASEELIISEGWVRVTPPGATNSAAYMTITNRSDTPLTLVAARTSTASMTQLHQSKMEMGMMKMEQQAEGIKLAAQSTLELKPGGYHVMLMGVTSPLNEGDQVMLVLEFSDGALRELLLPVLSQSPGQLPAATMTH; this is encoded by the coding sequence ATGAGACTCCATCGTTTTATACTCACCCTGCTGTGCGGGCTCAGCCTTAGCGCAACGGTATCGGCCAGCGAAGAGCTGATCATCAGTGAAGGCTGGGTGCGTGTCACCCCTCCAGGTGCCACCAACAGCGCCGCCTATATGACCATTACCAATCGCTCCGATACCCCCCTCACCCTGGTGGCCGCTCGCACCTCAACCGCCAGCATGACCCAGCTTCACCAGAGCAAAATGGAGATGGGCATGATGAAGATGGAGCAGCAGGCCGAGGGAATAAAGCTGGCCGCACAGAGCACCCTCGAGCTGAAGCCGGGCGGCTATCATGTGATGCTGATGGGGGTGACTTCGCCGCTGAACGAAGGCGATCAGGTCATGCTGGTTCTTGAGTTCAGCGATGGTGCCTTACGCGAATTGCTGCTGCCGGTACTATCCCAGTCTCCGGGACAACTACCGGCCGCCACCATGACCCACTGA
- a CDS encoding SCO family protein: protein MTRFYRILIPLMVALVASAAGFQYHRYQQLSTATEQPTAPAFTLNSAQGPLSLAQLSGQGVVLYFGYTSCPDVCPVDLGVLGSALKQLSPAEQEQVQPLFITLDPERDSLQRMADYAAFFHPSLLPLHGSLEQISAVARSYGVIFEKTRYSNDPSLYWVSHSANFFLINPQGLLVKVLPRETPAGELSQQIRLLTR from the coding sequence TTGACCCGCTTCTACCGGATATTGATCCCCCTCATGGTCGCGCTGGTGGCCTCCGCCGCCGGTTTCCAGTACCACCGCTACCAGCAGCTCAGCACTGCGACCGAGCAGCCCACAGCGCCGGCTTTTACCCTCAATAGTGCACAGGGCCCCCTCAGCCTTGCGCAACTGAGCGGCCAGGGGGTTGTTCTCTATTTCGGTTACACCTCCTGCCCGGATGTCTGTCCGGTCGACCTGGGTGTACTGGGCAGTGCCCTCAAGCAGCTCAGCCCTGCCGAACAGGAGCAGGTGCAGCCCCTGTTCATCACCCTCGACCCCGAGCGCGACAGTTTGCAGCGTATGGCGGACTACGCCGCCTTCTTCCATCCCAGCCTGCTGCCACTGCACGGCAGTTTGGAGCAGATCTCCGCGGTCGCGAGGAGCTACGGCGTTATCTTTGAAAAGACCCGTTACAGCAACGATCCCAGCCTCTACTGGGTCTCTCACAGCGCCAACTTCTTTCTTATCAATCCGCAGGGCCTGCTGGTAAAGGTGCTACCCCGTGAGACTCCTGCAGGAGAGCTCAGCCAGCAGATTCGCTTGTTAACCCGATAA
- a CDS encoding TatD family hydrolase, with protein MFFDTHCHLDFPQFDARRDAVLESCARAGIGRILIPGVTAKGWARLIQLCRQRGKAVDLKAALGLHPMFMEQHRETDLEQLRQLLEKRTPEVVAVGEIGLDYLLPPASWPEQQQLLRRQLKLAATASLPVVLHVRKAHDQVLKILRELNFTRGGVVHAFSGSEQQALRYRERGFLLGVGGAISWPRATRLRGLMSQLPLEALVLETDAPDMKPSFAEGQWNSPVHLPGIAGCLAELKNVSVEQIAEQTLRNMLSLLYADE; from the coding sequence ATGTTTTTCGATACTCACTGCCATCTCGATTTTCCCCAGTTTGACGCCCGGCGTGACGCCGTGCTGGAGTCTTGTGCGCGTGCGGGTATTGGGCGAATCCTGATCCCCGGTGTCACGGCCAAGGGGTGGGCGCGCTTGATACAGCTGTGTCGGCAAAGGGGGAAGGCTGTTGATTTGAAAGCTGCCCTTGGGCTTCATCCAATGTTTATGGAACAGCATAGGGAAACCGATTTGGAGCAGCTGCGGCAGCTTTTGGAGAAAAGGACTCCCGAGGTGGTGGCGGTGGGTGAGATCGGCCTCGACTACCTGCTGCCACCTGCGAGCTGGCCAGAGCAGCAACAGTTGCTACGAAGGCAACTGAAGCTGGCGGCGACGGCATCACTACCGGTTGTGTTGCATGTGCGTAAGGCTCACGACCAGGTGCTGAAGATCCTGCGCGAACTTAACTTCACCCGTGGAGGGGTGGTCCATGCCTTTTCTGGCAGCGAACAGCAGGCGTTACGCTATAGGGAGCGGGGCTTTTTGTTGGGGGTGGGAGGGGCGATCAGCTGGCCCCGAGCCACTCGGCTGCGTGGACTGATGTCTCAACTACCTCTGGAAGCGTTGGTTCTGGAAACCGATGCGCCGGATATGAAACCCTCCTTTGCAGAAGGGCAGTGGAATTCTCCTGTCCATCTCCCGGGGATAGCCGGATGCCTGGCCGAGTTGAAAAATGTGAGTGTTGAACAAATCGCTGAGCAAACCCTACGCAATATGCTCAGCCTGCTCTATGCTGATGAGTGA
- a CDS encoding TetR/AcrR family transcriptional regulator produces MSLEAITRKIPQQQRGFEKQRLILTVCEEIILEEDVNSLKMNNVAQRAGISIGSLYQYFPTKSAIVAALAEEVLGAYREVVQKLLDAVTTKKEFAQAIQAIIAKSVTYQKKNPLLVEVALGASADRLTRHLVAEDSKRGAAALAEVAKRVKIKGDDKTLARQSRLFERLIADAVRISASERGKAAKDTLEECATLILKEWGLNRYA; encoded by the coding sequence ATGTCACTAGAGGCGATCACCAGAAAGATCCCACAGCAGCAGCGTGGTTTTGAGAAGCAGCGGCTGATTCTCACGGTGTGTGAGGAGATTATCCTTGAGGAGGATGTTAATTCGCTCAAGATGAATAATGTTGCTCAGCGCGCGGGCATCTCAATCGGCTCTCTGTACCAGTATTTTCCCACCAAGAGCGCCATCGTCGCGGCGCTGGCTGAGGAGGTGCTGGGGGCCTATCGGGAGGTGGTGCAGAAGCTGCTGGATGCGGTAACCACCAAAAAGGAGTTTGCCCAGGCGATACAGGCCATTATTGCCAAGAGCGTCACCTACCAAAAAAAGAACCCCCTGCTGGTGGAGGTAGCGCTGGGCGCCAGTGCAGACCGTTTGACACGCCATCTGGTGGCCGAGGATAGCAAGCGGGGCGCCGCCGCCCTGGCTGAGGTGGCGAAGCGCGTGAAGATCAAGGGCGATGACAAGACACTGGCGCGCCAGAGCCGGCTGTTTGAGCGGCTCATAGCTGATGCGGTGAGGATCTCCGCCTCTGAGCGAGGAAAGGCCGCCAAGGATACGCTAGAGGAGTGTGCGACCCTGATCCTGAAAGAGTGGGGTTTGAACCGTTACGCCTGA